The DNA segment TGTTGGGTTTCAGTTTGATCTGAAATTCTTGGTTGAAATCGGTTATGGGAAGTATTTTACTTGGTTGTTGTGTGCTCCTTTCATTGACTTCATGTTTTCTTGTCACCGAACATGCATTTAACGAAGTAGCAAACTTATATAATCCTAGAGATGAAGACTATGATGCCTTGCTGGGTGTATTATCTGTCAATTCTAAGTTAGTTTACGGATGCTAGCAGACATcagttttattatgatttttttcttttgaataattTCTACCAGGATCCAGCTGTGAGAGGGAAGGCATCTGGCCAGTCTAAATTTGGTGGAGGTCTATTTTCAAAGGTAACTAAATCCCTGTTTATAAAGTTTCAAGGGAATATTTAATTCAGAACTTAGTGTTCGATGTTAAAATGGCTACTGTCTTAGGACATATTTCCGACTAGAATGGATGTGAGATGTGAAATTTAGCTGTGGCTTTGCTTGTTTACGTACATGGATCCTAGGTAACTTATGCTATGTAAAACCATAACTTGAGGTGATGATGTTGTGCTAAACTACCACTATTTAATCTCTTGATCACACTGAAATTCCATATCTTTTGCTAATTTGCTAGGAATTCTATAGTAAAATCTTAGTGATTAACCTAGAAACTTACTTCTTTTTCTGATGCTGATAGTTTGAGCTAGCTTGCATATATCAAAGTTCTGAAAAAATAGGTTGCTTGTGGCTATATTGTCATGATTCCGTCATGTCTAATTTGACCTTTTAGTATTGCTTCTAAACATCAGTAAACTGGACCTTTTGCCTTGTAATAATACTTGCTTCTTGAACGCCTATTATCAATAAATTTTCAGAATGTTCCAAGTGCTCCACCTGCATCAAACTCAAGACTTTCACCACTACCTCCTGAACCTGCTGGTTTCAATTATGGTCATGAGGCAACAATTGACATCCCTCTTGATACAGCTTCAGGAGGATCAAGTTATCAGGTTAGTGAAGAGTGAAGACCAGTCTCTAAATGCCTTTTCCAATAGTTTTTTAAGCATTTGATCTCCCTGTTCTGGTTTTTCTGTTTAAATCTAGGATttgaagaagaaggagaaggaacTTCAGGCTAAGGAGGCTGAACTGAGAAGGCGGGAGCAGGTATATTGTGGaagaaattttataacttaagagTTCATTCTTAATCTACAGAATCatagatttatttttgtttccCGCCGACACATTATAAATGATTTTATCCCACAATATTTACTGATAAGCTTATTCGATGCAGGAAGTGAGACGGAAAGAAGAGGCAGCAGCAAGAGGTACCTTTcattacttttttataatttgactATTCACATAGAAAACATTGAGTTTGTTCATAGTTTCAAAATCTGTTCTAGACTACATTTCTTTTGCAAAAATATTTTGACCTGATTCTATTTCCTTTTATGGTCAGTTACTATTACATTTCTTCCATGAGCTAGAGTTTGACTTCCCTGTTTTGCAGCTGGAATTACTTTGGAAGAGAAAAATTGGCCCCCATTTTTTCCAATCATTCATCATGATATTGCAAATGACATACCAGTTCATCTACAAAGATTGCAGTATGTTGCATTTTCAACATTTTTAGGTAAGGGTTTCTTAGGCTTTTTCACCTTATGTTCTTATGCTTGGTGCACCTATGCATATGTCATCGTTTTTGTCCATAAAGAAAATTTGTGCTGTACTCAATGAGTTTTTCCATTGGGTGATTATTTgtaccatttttttttctttttaaaaactcTTTAGCTGGAAAGGGATTTTGTGTAAGCCATGGGTTACAGATAGTTGGTAATGTATTTTGATTCTATGCAGGGTTGTTTCTGTGCCTGCTGTGGAACATTGTAGCTGTTACTACCGCATGGATCAAAGGAGAAGGTTAGTTTAGAAATGCATTTCCATATTTCATGTTTTCCTTTGAATATATAACGTTAGATTGTGTTGTGTTTGACTGTATTTGTTTTTGTTTAGCTGTGAGGATCTGGTTCTTGGCTATCATCTACTTCATAGCAGGGGTTCCAGGAGCCTATATTTTGTGGTATCGGCCGCTGTATCGTGCTTTTAGGTACTTAACATACTCCACTCTTTTCCTGAATATTGCAATTCAGTTTTTGGGTTGCCTCTACTGCAAAGTTTCGTTGTCATTTCCTTAAATTTGGCTGTTCACATTCCCTGCACTTGCTAATCTCTAATCATCacttattttaattgaaatattttctCACCTTCCGACCATAATGCAGGAAAGAAACTGCTTTATCATTTGGACGGTTCTTCCTATTTGATTTGGTACTAACTCATGTTTCTCTGGTAGATATGTTTCTTTGTTGCCATGGAGTCCGTAATACTGATTCTTTTGATCCATGTTGTTTTCCCTGTTTATAGCTTCACATCGGATTTTGCATCTTTGCTGCTGTGGCTCCTCCTATAGTTTTTAGAGGGAAATCACTAACGTAtgttcctaaactattttttatCTTTCACATTCTCAATTTTATCTTGGACTGATAAACAACACCAATGCATTTGGGTTTGACATGGTGCACTTGTCTCCCAAAAAGTACATTTGCAAATTTACTGCAAGTATTTGGGATGTGAAATTGGTATTCTAGTTTAACTTTATCTTACCAGTGTTGTTTTGTCTCGTACAGTGGAATCCTACCTGCAGTAGATCTTATCAGTGACAATGCGTTGGTTGGGGTAAGTATATCCTTAAACCTGTCAAAAGTTTAATACCCACAATCAGGTTTCATTATTTCACCACTAAAACAGTGGAGCATCTACTGCTTAAGGCTTGAACATTGCTGTTGATGCTAACTGAAATAGTTGACAAAAGTTTTGTTCTTGGCTTCTCTTGACCATTTTGATGAAAGTTTACTTTGCTTGTGTAGATCTTCTACTTCATTGGTTTTGGATTATTTTGTGTTGAATCAATAGTAAGCATTTGGGTTATCCAGGTTCGTTCAGTTTCCAACCTAATTTATATCAATGATCGCATAAGCATGCCCCGCCTGTCGCATTTCTAACATGGTTGGCTATTGGCTTTTGCAGCAAGTATACATGTATTTCCGCGGCAGTGGTAAAGCTGCTGAGATGAAGCGCGAGGCTGCCAGAGGAGCTATGAGGGCTGCCATCTAATGGCACAGACACTAGCTGCAACCAGAAATAGGGTAACCTCATGTGTTGATTCTCCTTATATGCACATTACCCAGGAAGGAACACACAGAGCTTGTTATTTCTTGTTCCTGGCGCATTTGTTTTATGGATCTCTGTGATTTCCTGTGAATGTTTTcctttatatgtatatttttgggTGTGGAGTTTGATTAGCAAACACCTTATACAAAGACATTGAATGATTTTCATGTATAGAATGTCTCACTTTGCGATTGGTTCATTGTGTAATGTCTGGTTAAGAACATCTCAGTTTCAAGATTAGAGACATTTCCTTTTCAATACGCGTTTGGTGCTTTATATTATAATTCCAATGAGATGTGATTCCTTCCTTAGAATGTGATGGCGGGAAATGCGATGTCGAAAACCTTATTTTACAAAGTTTGGTATACATACAAAGGTATTGATTAAAATTATAAGAAAGTTATATTATCACGTTTAATTCATTAATTACTttggattaaatatttaataataaagtttaattaatagtttttaaattattttttaaattataattataattgaataaaattgtttCAAACTTTATGAAATTTGTTTTGGAACAAATTAGAAAAACTACTTGAAATCACATTTTATTTAGCTAAAGGCTAAactatagaaatatatataaaataaaaaaaaattgatttcaagTATTAATCTTAGCAAAACTACAAATAATTAAATCCCAGGAATACAAAACTATAGACAGTGTAACCCACAATTCTTATGCAGCTCATATTCtatgaaaaatattaagtatttcataaaaatacaaatgctAAATCAAATTTATAGTTAGTTACCCTCTTTTGATTCTTTATTCTTCTTTCTTCCAATATTgagaatggttaaatttcaaaaagaatgaaaatattccAAAAACTCTCAATTTTGTAATGAATTAACCTAACCTATTATCtaattctcataaaagaaatatcttcagaaaaaataaaaaatcaagaggatacaataaaataaatcatGTTAGAGCTAAacttaaatcttaatttttttttctactgctcctaaattttcataaata comes from the Gossypium hirsutum isolate 1008001.06 chromosome A06, Gossypium_hirsutum_v2.1, whole genome shotgun sequence genome and includes:
- the LOC107945873 gene encoding secretory carrier-associated membrane protein 3; translation: MAGRFDENPFAEEGEEEVNPFSDPAVRGKASGQSKFGGGLFSKNVPSAPPASNSRLSPLPPEPAGFNYGHEATIDIPLDTASGGSSYQDLKKKEKELQAKEAELRRREQEVRRKEEAAARAGITLEEKNWPPFFPIIHHDIANDIPVHLQRLQYVAFSTFLGLFLCLLWNIVAVTTAWIKGEAVRIWFLAIIYFIAGVPGAYILWYRPLYRAFRKETALSFGRFFLFDLLHIGFCIFAAVAPPIVFRGKSLTGILPAVDLISDNALVGIFYFIGFGLFCVESIVSIWVIQQVYMYFRGSGKAAEMKREAARGAMRAAI